A region from the Gallaecimonas pentaromativorans genome encodes:
- a CDS encoding YifB family Mg chelatase-like AAA ATPase, with translation MALATLYCRAQLGMDAPLVTVEVDIGNGLPAFALVGLPEASVREARERVRAAILNAGFEFPARRITVNLAPAELPKEGGRFDLAIAIGILQASSQLPMENNGRLELYGELALSGELRPCTGLLPALLACQKAGRAALFPEACREEASLLPSLKAYGAPTLLAVCAHLAGQQALALLAPLAAAQSAAPDPLSLNDVVGQAQAKRALMVAAAGGHHLLFIGPPGTGKSMLARRLPGILPPLGEDCAQQSAAIYSLAGKPRDTGSWRQPPWRTPHHTASAVALVGGGSMPRPGEISLAHNGVLFLDEIAEYDRKVLDCLREPMETGEVSISRAAHQARFPARFRLVAAANPCPCGHFGNPRRACRCSPDQIRRYLAKLSGPFLDRIDLQVEVAMLPPGSLAGQAPSGPDNDELRAKVAACQQRQFSRQGCLNADLEGEPMRHACQLPPELAQWYDATLQALGLSARVHHKLLKVARTLADWQKAEAITQAHLSEAMQYRAMDRLLGTLP, from the coding sequence ATGGCACTTGCAACGCTTTATTGCCGTGCGCAGCTGGGTATGGATGCGCCGCTGGTCACCGTCGAGGTAGACATCGGCAACGGCCTGCCCGCCTTTGCCCTGGTGGGGCTGCCGGAGGCTTCGGTGCGCGAGGCCAGGGAGCGGGTCCGCGCCGCCATCCTCAACGCCGGCTTTGAGTTCCCCGCCCGGCGCATCACCGTCAACTTGGCCCCGGCCGAGCTGCCCAAAGAGGGTGGCCGTTTCGACTTGGCCATCGCCATCGGCATTTTGCAGGCCTCAAGCCAACTGCCCATGGAGAACAACGGCCGGCTGGAGCTGTACGGCGAACTGGCGCTGTCTGGTGAGCTTCGCCCCTGCACCGGTTTGTTGCCGGCGCTGTTGGCCTGCCAAAAGGCGGGCCGGGCGGCGCTCTTTCCCGAGGCGTGCCGTGAAGAGGCCAGCTTGCTGCCCAGTCTGAAAGCCTATGGCGCGCCCACCTTGCTGGCGGTGTGTGCCCATCTGGCCGGGCAGCAGGCGCTGGCATTGTTGGCGCCGCTGGCCGCTGCCCAGTCTGCGGCGCCAGACCCGCTTTCCCTGAACGATGTGGTCGGCCAGGCCCAGGCAAAAAGAGCGCTGATGGTGGCGGCGGCTGGCGGCCATCACCTGCTCTTTATCGGCCCGCCCGGCACCGGTAAGTCCATGCTGGCCCGGCGCCTGCCAGGTATTTTGCCGCCCCTTGGCGAAGACTGCGCCCAGCAGAGCGCCGCCATTTATTCCCTGGCCGGCAAGCCCCGCGATACCGGTAGCTGGCGCCAGCCCCCCTGGCGCACACCCCATCACACTGCCTCGGCGGTGGCGCTGGTGGGCGGCGGCTCGATGCCAAGGCCAGGGGAGATTTCCTTGGCCCATAACGGGGTTCTTTTTTTGGACGAAATCGCCGAGTACGACCGCAAAGTGCTCGATTGCCTGCGCGAACCCATGGAAACCGGTGAAGTGAGTATCAGCCGCGCTGCCCACCAGGCCCGGTTCCCAGCCCGGTTTCGCTTGGTGGCGGCTGCCAACCCTTGCCCCTGTGGCCATTTTGGCAATCCGCGCCGGGCCTGCCGCTGTAGCCCTGACCAAATACGCCGTTATCTGGCTAAGCTCTCCGGCCCCTTTTTGGACCGTATCGACCTGCAAGTGGAGGTGGCCATGCTGCCGCCGGGGAGCCTTGCTGGCCAGGCGCCCAGCGGCCCCGACAACGACGAGCTCAGGGCCAAAGTGGCGGCCTGCCAGCAGCGCCAGTTCTCGCGCCAGGGCTGCTTGAATGCCGACCTTGAAGGGGAGCCGATGCGTCATGCCTGCCAACTGCCACCAGAGCTGGCCCAGTGGTACGACGCCACCTTGCAGGCCCTGGGGCTTTCAGCGAGGGTGCATCACAAACTGCTGAAAGTGGCCCGCACCCTGGCCGATTGGCAAAAGGCCGAGGCCATCACCCAGGCGCACCTGAGTGAAGCCATGCAGTACCGAGCCATGGACCGGCTACTGGGCACCTTGCCTTAG
- a CDS encoding VOC family protein, whose amino-acid sequence MKIVASFFAALTLLLSASSQAALINSPGIDHVGITVPDLKQAETFLTDTFGCVPVTHIGPFEMSHSLSPDRSKQVAPRAQSISITMMRCGHGSNVELFAYQDDTASKVIPDAESLGASHIAFYTDDVQASVAKLKAQGLTIIGEPITMPSGDTQGETWVHFLSPWGSEMELVGYPNGKGYEKHSNIKLWNPKHPAK is encoded by the coding sequence ATGAAAATCGTTGCTTCCTTCTTTGCCGCCCTGACGCTACTGCTGAGCGCCAGCAGCCAAGCGGCCCTCATCAACAGCCCCGGTATCGACCACGTCGGCATTACCGTGCCTGACCTCAAGCAGGCCGAGACCTTCTTAACAGACACCTTTGGCTGTGTACCGGTCACCCACATCGGCCCCTTTGAGATGAGCCACTCCCTGTCCCCTGACCGCAGCAAACAGGTGGCACCACGCGCCCAAAGCATCTCTATCACCATGATGCGCTGTGGCCATGGCTCTAATGTTGAACTATTTGCTTATCAAGATGATACCGCCAGCAAAGTGATACCTGACGCCGAATCGCTGGGGGCGTCCCACATCGCCTTTTACACCGACGATGTCCAGGCCAGCGTGGCCAAACTCAAAGCGCAGGGCCTGACCATCATTGGTGAGCCCATCACCATGCCCAGCGGCGATACCCAAGGGGAAACCTGGGTGCATTTTCTGTCCCCCTGGGGCTCGGAGATGGAGCTGGTGGGCTACCCCAACGGTAAGGGATATGAGAAGCACAGCAACATCAAACTGTGGAACCCCAAGCATCCTGCCAAGTAA
- a CDS encoding nuclear transport factor 2 family protein, with protein sequence MRFFTASALVLAAALAAPLSQAQETNMTRTTEQSTQAQQLIDKHFALWNDRNPSHWAKQLPEVYTPDLYLADYQGTARGYDAVLALLKRVQQEHPGFTFSPQPITWNHDLGRVTWHFGPKDKPKLMSGEDIFTLRDGRLASLHVFINQP encoded by the coding sequence ATGCGTTTTTTCACTGCATCTGCCCTGGTGCTGGCTGCCGCCCTGGCCGCGCCATTGAGCCAGGCCCAGGAGACCAACATGACCCGCACAACCGAGCAAAGCACCCAGGCCCAACAGCTTATCGACAAGCATTTTGCCCTCTGGAATGACCGCAACCCTAGCCACTGGGCCAAGCAGCTGCCCGAGGTCTACACCCCCGACCTCTACCTGGCTGACTACCAAGGCACCGCCAGAGGCTATGACGCTGTGTTAGCCCTGCTCAAGCGGGTTCAGCAAGAACACCCTGGCTTTACCTTCTCCCCGCAGCCCATTACCTGGAACCACGACCTTGGCCGCGTCACCTGGCATTTCGGCCCCAAAGACAAGCCCAAGCTGATGTCGGGTGAAGATATCTTCACCCTTCGCGATGGCCGCCTTGCCAGCTTGCACGTTTTTATCAATCAACCATAA
- a CDS encoding SDR family oxidoreductase: protein MNKQLNGKIALVTGGTTGIGFGTAKVLAEQGAKVFITGRRQAELDAAVAKLGSSVTGIRADASVLTDLDAVYAQIAKSAGKLDILFANAGGGDMLPLGAITEEHFDRIFGTNVRGLLFTVQKALPLLTNSASVVLTGSTTSIKGTANFSVYSASKAAVRNFARSWALDVKDRGIRINVVSPGPIRTPGLADVVPEEARQGFFDYLAGQVPLGRLGEPEEIGKVVAFLSSEGASFINGVELFVDGGMAQI, encoded by the coding sequence ATGAACAAGCAACTGAACGGTAAAATCGCACTGGTAACCGGCGGCACCACTGGCATCGGTTTTGGCACCGCCAAGGTCCTGGCCGAACAGGGCGCCAAGGTTTTTATCACCGGCCGCCGCCAGGCCGAACTGGACGCCGCCGTAGCTAAACTTGGCAGCAGCGTGACCGGTATCCGCGCCGACGCCTCGGTCCTTACCGACTTGGATGCGGTTTACGCCCAAATCGCCAAATCTGCTGGCAAGCTGGACATCCTCTTTGCCAACGCCGGTGGCGGTGACATGCTGCCTCTGGGCGCCATCACCGAAGAGCACTTTGACCGCATCTTCGGCACCAACGTCCGCGGCCTGCTCTTTACCGTACAAAAAGCGCTGCCGCTACTGACCAACAGCGCTTCCGTGGTGCTGACCGGCTCTACCACCTCCATCAAAGGCACCGCCAACTTCAGCGTCTACAGCGCCAGTAAGGCCGCCGTGCGCAACTTCGCCCGCTCCTGGGCCCTGGATGTGAAAGACCGTGGCATTCGCATCAACGTGGTCAGCCCTGGCCCCATCCGCACCCCTGGCCTGGCCGATGTGGTGCCGGAAGAGGCGCGCCAAGGCTTCTTCGACTACCTGGCCGGGCAAGTGCCGCTGGGCCGCCTGGGCGAGCCGGAGGAAATTGGCAAAGTGGTGGCCTTCCTGTCCTCCGAGGGCGCCAGCTTCATCAACGGTGTCGAGCTGTTCGTTGACGGCGGCATGGCCCAAATCTAA